The DNA segment CGGCAAACAACGCAAGGCCTCGACAAGCTCGTCGAGACTTGACGAGGGGGTCATCAAAACGGCAGCTTCATTCCGGGGGGAAGATTGAGACCGGCGGTAAAACCACCCATTTTCTCGGCGGTGGTCGCCTCGGCGCGCCGGTTGGCATCGTTGAGCGCGGCGGCGATCAGGTCTTCCAGCATTTCCTTGTCGTCCATCACCGAGGGATCGATGGTGACGCGCTTGACGTCGTGCTTGCAGGTGATGACCACTTTTACCGCGCCGGCGCCCGACTGTCCCTCGACTTCGAGTTGCGCGAGTTGCTCCTGCGCTTTCTCCATGTTGGCCTGCATCTGCTGGGCCTGCTTCATCAATCCGGCTATGCCACCCTTCATCATTTTTCCTGCACTCCTTAAACGGGTTTGATCGTGGATTCGTCGATGCTCGCATCGAACAGGTCCACCACATCGCGCACGAAGGGATCCTGTTCGATCGAGGCGACGGCGCGGTCCTGGCGCTCGCGCTGCGCATTGCGGCTGCGCTCGGCCGGGGTTTCGCTGGCCGGCTCGGCCACATCGATTTCGAGCCGCAGCGGGCGGCCGTAGGCAAGCTGCAACTCGGCCTGCAGCTTGTCCTGCTGCGGCTTGCCGAGCAGATGCTTGTGCAGCGGCGCCAGGCGCAGGCGGATTGCCGTTTCGCTGCGCTCCGACAATTCGCAATGCTGGGCCAGTTGCTTGGCCATGCCCGTCAGCGGCAGGCGCGCCAGCAGCGCATGCCAGTCCTCGTCGGCTGTCGCCGAAACGGTGGCCGCCGATGTCACCGGTGCAGCGGATGGCGCGGGAGTCGGCGCTGGCGCTACGGCGGCAACAGGCCGAGCTGGAGCCGCAGTCGCTGCTGCAGGCGGCGCCGGGCGCACGGGCGCCGGAACTGCAGGCCTCGTTGCCACCCTGGCCGCACCGCCGCGATCGGGCCGGAACGCATGCAGTCGCAACAATGTCATGACAAAGCCGGCATAGTCGTCAGGCGCCAGCGAAAGTTCGTCGCGGCCATGAATGGCAATCTGGTAAGCCAGTTGCAGGTACTCGGCGTCGAGCGCCTGCGCGTAAGGCGCCAGGCGTGTGCGCTCGGTGTCGTCGAGCAAGGCCTCGGGGGCGAACTGGATCAGCGCGATGCGATGGAACAGCGTCGCCAGCTCCTGCAGGCCGCCGTCGAAGGACAGGCTGCGTGCATCCATCAGCTTGGCCACCTCGGTCATGGCGTGCACATCCTGCGCCACGAGGCCGTCGAGCAGCGCAAACAGGTGTTCGTCGCCGACCGTGCCGAGCATGGCGCGCACGCCCTCGTCCTCGACCTTGCCGGCGCCGTGGGCGATGGCCTGATCGAGGAGGGAGAGCGCGTCGCGCATGCTGCCCGCCGCTCCCTTCGCCAGATGGCGTAGCGCGGCCGGCTCGAAGGCGACGCCCTCGGCCTCCAGCACGCGCGACAGATGCTCGACGATGTGCGTCAGCGGCATCTGCTTCAGGTTGAACTGCAGGCAGCGCGACAGCACCGTCACCGGAATTTTCTGCGGATCGGTGGTGGCAAGGATGAACTTCACATGCTCCGGCGGCTCTTCCAGCGTCTTCAGCATCGCATTGAAGGCGTGCCCGGAAAGCTGATGCACTTCGTCGATGACGTAGACCTTGTAGCGGCCGATGGTCGGCGCGTAGGTGGCGCGCTCGAGCAAAGCGGTCATGTCGTCGACCCCGCGATTGGACGCGGCATCGAGTTCGATGTAATCGACGAAGCGACCGGTATCGATCGCGGTACAGGCCGAACACACACCGCAAGGGGTGGAACCGACACCGGCCTCGCAGTTCAGCGCCTTGGCCATGATGCGCGCCAGCGTGGTCTTGCCGACCCCTCGCGTACCGGTAAACAGGTAGGCATGATGCAGCCGGTTCTGCTCCAGCGCATGGGTCAGCGCCCGCACGACATGCTCCTGCCCCACCAGGGTTGCGAAAGACTTGGGGCGCCACTTGCGGGCGAGGACCTGATAACTCATGCGGCGATTTTATCAGGCCCGCCACGCCAAACGGGGCAGCCCGTGATTGATGGCTGCCCCGCTTTGCCGCGAGCCGAAACTACCTCAACCCTTGCGCGGTTCCGCGGCAGCCTGACCGCCACGCGGCGCGCCACGACCGGGGCCATGCCGATGCCGGCCGGCGGCGCTGAACTGCTTGTCCGCCGCCGCCTTTTGCTCTGGAGTCAGCGCGGCGTAGAGTCGATTGAAGGATTCATTGACCGACTCCATGGCGGCGACGCGATCCTTCATGGCACTTTGCATCTGCGCCATGCGCTCCGGCGCGCTCATCGGCTTGTCGTCCTTCATGCGTTCACGCATGGCCTGCATGCCCTTGCCGGCTTCCGCCTTCGACTTTTCGGCGAAGGCCTGCCAGAGCGGCTCCTGCTCGGCGGTGAGCTTGAGTTCGCTCTTGAACCGGGTCAGGCGCTGGTCGACACGGGCGCCGGGATCCATCATGCCGCCCTGCATCGCGCTGCGCATCATGCCGGGCTTGCCATCGCCGGCGCAGCCCGGCCCCTGTGCGTAGGCGATGCCGAAAAAGACGGCGCTGGCGGCAAGAAAGCCCGCAACAATGGTGTTTTTGCGATTCATGGTGTGCTCCTGTCGTAAATGCCTCATGGCAGGATGCATTTCACCCGGTGGCTGTAAGCCCGATGTGACAAACGCGCGCAGTTTGTAAGGGAAGATTGCAAAACCACTGTCGGCGCGAAAGAGGGGCGGCGAGCCTGACCCCCGGCACTTGCAGAAAATGGCTGTGGCTGCTTCCTTCCGGACCTGACCAGATTCACCACCCCGCAATGCGGGGAGACCCGCCGCGACGCGAATTTTATCAGCGCCGCGTCTCGCCAGGGGACTTCCTCGCCGTATCGTCGGCGCCGACTCCCGAAAACCGGAAGTTGTCAGCCACCGCCGCGCTGGTAGTAGCGCGTGAAGCGCCGCATGAAGGCATCCTGGGCGGCTTCGTCAAGGCCATCGAATTCGATTTCGACGCGATGGCGTTCGAGCCGCACCAGGCCGATTTCAAGGGGAGGAATCGGGGTCAGGCGAACGAACCAGCCGTGACCGCAGAACCGGCCGTCAATTTCATGGAACTCTTCCCCGCCGGTCGCCAGCCGCAACAGCCGAACAAAATCCTCGCGCGAGGTCGTCGCGTCGTAGGCGAGCGGGAATTTCATCCGCCGGCAACGGGCGGCCAGATGGCCAGGGTTTCGCCTTCGCGCAGGACTCGCCCGGCGCGTTCGGCGGGAGGTATGAAAGTGCCGTCGACCAGCACCAAATGGACCAGTTTCTGCGGCAGGCCGAAGCGCTCGATGATCTGCGCCACCGTGGTGTCCTCGGCCAGTTCGAGGGCCAGCGCATTGGTCTTTTTCGCTTCGGCGGGAAGATAGTCCTGCAGGGTGGCAAACAGCTTGAAAGTGACCCTCATGCCGCTTTCTGCGCCGTCGCCAGATAGGCCGCCATGAAGCCCGTCGGATCGGCCAGCAGGCGCGCCTTCCATTCGCCGAGCGGCGCCTGCGTCTGCACCAGCCCGCGCAGGGCGCCGACATGGTCGGTCCAGCCGATGCTGGTGGCGCCGATCAGCACATCGCCCCGGAACTGGAGCGACAGGTAGCGATACTTCGCGTCATCCACCAGCTCGACGCTCGCTCCGCCCTGCTCCTTGCCCACACCTTGCCATTGCCCGAAGGAGGTCGAAATCAGGCCCAGGGTATCCAGCACGTTGATCGCCAGGCTGCCGCCGC comes from the Sulfuritalea hydrogenivorans sk43H genome and includes:
- the thiS gene encoding sulfur carrier protein ThiS, producing the protein MRVTFKLFATLQDYLPAEAKKTNALALELAEDTTVAQIIERFGLPQKLVHLVLVDGTFIPPAERAGRVLREGETLAIWPPVAGG
- a CDS encoding Spy/CpxP family protein refolding chaperone, with protein sequence MNRKNTIVAGFLAASAVFFGIAYAQGPGCAGDGKPGMMRSAMQGGMMDPGARVDQRLTRFKSELKLTAEQEPLWQAFAEKSKAEAGKGMQAMRERMKDDKPMSAPERMAQMQSAMKDRVAAMESVNESFNRLYAALTPEQKAAADKQFSAAGRHRHGPGRGAPRGGQAAAEPRKG
- a CDS encoding YbaB/EbfC family nucleoid-associated protein → MMKGGIAGLMKQAQQMQANMEKAQEQLAQLEVEGQSGAGAVKVVITCKHDVKRVTIDPSVMDDKEMLEDLIAAALNDANRRAEATTAEKMGGFTAGLNLPPGMKLPF
- the dnaX gene encoding DNA polymerase III subunit gamma/tau, yielding MSYQVLARKWRPKSFATLVGQEHVVRALTHALEQNRLHHAYLFTGTRGVGKTTLARIMAKALNCEAGVGSTPCGVCSACTAIDTGRFVDYIELDAASNRGVDDMTALLERATYAPTIGRYKVYVIDEVHQLSGHAFNAMLKTLEEPPEHVKFILATTDPQKIPVTVLSRCLQFNLKQMPLTHIVEHLSRVLEAEGVAFEPAALRHLAKGAAGSMRDALSLLDQAIAHGAGKVEDEGVRAMLGTVGDEHLFALLDGLVAQDVHAMTEVAKLMDARSLSFDGGLQELATLFHRIALIQFAPEALLDDTERTRLAPYAQALDAEYLQLAYQIAIHGRDELSLAPDDYAGFVMTLLRLHAFRPDRGGAARVATRPAVPAPVRPAPPAAATAAPARPVAAVAPAPTPAPSAAPVTSAATVSATADEDWHALLARLPLTGMAKQLAQHCELSERSETAIRLRLAPLHKHLLGKPQQDKLQAELQLAYGRPLRLEIDVAEPASETPAERSRNAQRERQDRAVASIEQDPFVRDVVDLFDASIDESTIKPV